The stretch of DNA ACTGAATTATGTGGCTGCTGCGACAAGTGATGTAAACGCAGAACTTAAGGCTATGGCCTATCATAATTCCCCTTATTCTGTTCAACTCGACACAGGAGCTATAGAAGTAGAGCAGTTTGTGGAGAAATTGGAGTTAGCTGCGAGTTCGAATGGTGCACGTATGATGCTGGGTGGGGATGGGCGTAATAATCAAATATTGCTTGCCTTATGGAAGGCAAAGAGTGTCAGGGAGCACGATAGCGAAAATGAGGTGGTTATCTACTGCGTTGAAGAGCCCGAAGCACATCTTCATCCGCATCAGCAACGCAAGCTTGCATCTTATTTAGGAGAGAAGCTTCCTGGGCAATCTATCGTAACTACGCATTCTCCTCAAATTGCATCGAACTTCTCGCCTGATTCAATAATTAGACTGCTGACAAAAAATGCTTCTACCTTTGCGGCTAGTGGCGGATGTTCAGATTGTATAGATGCTGCATGGGATGATATGGGTTACCGTATTAGTATCCTACCGGCAGAAGCATTCTTCGCCAGCGTGGTTTTCCTTGTAGAGGGACCATCCGAACTTTTGTTTTATAGAACATTAGCCAAGAAGCTAAAGATCGATCTTGATTATTTTAACATTTCTATACTTTCGGTGGATGGTGTTCAATTTGAGGTTTATTCGAAAATTTTAAACGCAATGGAAATTCCTTGGGTCTTGCGTACGGATAATGATATTTCAAATATCTCCACTGGCCCGAGAGCTTCTCCGATCATGAAACGTCAGCTCGCAGGGTTTAATAGGTGTTTGTCTTTAATAGGGAAGCCAAAAATTGAACATAAGCCTATGCCTTATGATTCCCAAAGCAGTATCAACGATGGTACGTGGAAATTGGTATCTGACTTAGTTAATCCAGACGGTCTATTTTTGTCAAAAATCGACTTAGAAACCGACCTCGGGATTGAATTGCCGTTAGAGTTGACAACATTCAAGGGGCCTAATTTAGCTGATGCTATAAGCTATTTGCAAGATCAGAAAGCGGTTCGTATGAGAGAGTTTTTATCTCAACACTCGGCCTCCTTGGAAAAAATAGGTACTGGGGAGTTAGCTCGACCTCTGCACTATTGCGTTGCTAAAGCGATTGCGGTGCTGTAATGAAAAAATTTATTCCCACCGTAGAACAACAGGCAGTTTTGAATTACCACGACCACATGGTAATCACTGCTTGCCCGGGTAGCGGCAAAACAGCCGTTGTAGCCGAAAAGGTTAGAGCGATATTACCTTTACTTCCTGACTATAAGGGAGTCGCAGCTATATCTTATACCAAAAAAGCAAGTGCAGAGTTAAAGAGGAGGTGTAGTGCTGACGGCATCGATACCAAAAAGTCGTTTTTCGGAACTATAGATTCTTTTTCGGCTTCCGAAATCGTAATTCCATTTTTGGGGCATTTATCTGATAAGACCCCTCAGGAAATAGAGGTCAAGTTTTTTGAATCATTAAGCGACGCTGGTAAAGAAGTGTTCGATGATGTTTCAATAAAAGAGCTTGCGGTGGACGACGTCGGATTGCTGCTGGATAGATTGATTAAGCTTTATCTTGGCGGGGTGCTTGTTATGGAAACAATAGGCGTCCTTGCTGTTTATATTTTAGATAATTCCGAGGCTTGCAGGAGATATCTTAAGTCAAGATATTCAGCACTTTTCATTGACGAATATCAAGATTCTGGTAATCCACAACATGAACTTTTCGTACGATTTAAGAGTTTAGGTATTGTCTCCGTCGCCGTAGGAGATGTAGATCAATCAATATTCTCTTTTTCGCATCGTGACCCTAAGTACATTAAAGCTTTATGTGAAGCTGGTAGCGGTTATAAGCATCTCAGTTTAACTATTAATCATAGATGCCATCCCTCGATCGTGAACTATGCGAATCGCCTGTTAAACGATCAATGCGTCTTGTTGCCAGTAGATGATATAAGGGTTTATAGGAGAAGTGTAACCGGCACTCAAATAGAAGCTGTGCAGTGGATCAATCAGGTCCTTCCTGATATGAAAAAATCCTTTGGAGTAGTTCATAACCGTGAGGTTGGGATTTTAGTTAGGAACTCCAATACAGCAGCAATTGCAGCTAATCAATTGACCTGTCCATCAAGGCTTTTTGGCGATAACGACTTGACCCGTACGCCATCTTTAATGTCAAATTTCTTTGGTGCGCTTTTGAATTTCCGATTCGATAACAGAATAACAGTGCAGTCAATAATTGATGAATTCTTGAGGCGGCGAGTAAAAAGAGATTATCTTCCAATTTTGAGAAAATCAATACAAAATTGTCGAAAATGTGGATTGGATATTTTTTCTGAGGCGGCGGCTATTGCAGCTGAGAACTTGTTTTTGGGTAAGCCTGCCCAATCTGTTTCTAACAATCTCTCTGATGTTTTGGCTAGTGCGGATGACTTAAGGTATTTTGAACCAATTAAGGACGATGAGGTTCAAGTAATGACCTTGCATAAGTCAAAAGGATTAGAGTTCAAAATTGTATTTCATTTGGATCTCTATGACTGGGTTCTGCCAAGACGTGTTTTTCTCCAAGGTAACTTCGATGTTATATATGAAAATGAGCAGGAGTGCCTCAATTTGCACTACGTAGGGGTGACTAGGGCTCAAGAAGCATGCGTACTTTTAACGTCGACGCGAAGATTGAACTTCTCTAACGAGAACAAAGCTGGCAATCCATCTCAGTTTTATGATCGGCCAGGTCTTCAAGGACTCTTTCAATAGAGACCGATCTGTAAATGAAAAATTTTTTGACTAACAGCATTATGAGGCTAGGTATCAAAAATTAAGGAGCAATGGCTGGGTGAGCTGGTTCTGTAGCAGAGAAACGGAATTTACTAGCTTCGAGATATTCTTCAATTAACTCAGAGCCAATCCATGTCCTTCCCAGCTTTTCGGCGACTGCGCCAGTTGTATTAGAGCCTGCGAATGGATCAAGTACCAGCTCACCTTCATCAGTCAGCAGTTTAATAAAAAATTCCGGCAGAACTGCGGGGAATCGGGCAGGATGAATCTTGCTATCGGTTTCCTTGCACATTTTAGTGTAAGGATCATTGGCTGCATTATTCCCCGCGATTAGCATTTCGTTTGCAATCTCGTCTTCCAGCACGTTTGACGGAATAGAGCCGCCGGCGGATATTTTGTCAAAGGACGCATTGATTGCATGACCCGACGGACGGGTTGTCGTTTTGACCCCCTTTTTCGCCAGCCTGAGCATGTCTGCGCCGTAAGGACGTAGAACCTTTCGATTGTTTGCCTTCGGGAACGGAGTCTTCGAAAGCCACCACACGTGTTCGACTGAGTCCTTAATTCTAACGCGGCGGACAGTGACCCATTCAGCGGGAACCGGCATCTTTGCTGGGTTGTACCAATAGCATTCTTGGGCAAGGTGGAAGCCGATTTCTTCCACAAGAGCAATCATAAGTTTGTAATGATAAAGAGATCGGGTTGGAGAGCCGGGATTCCAGCTTCCGCCAATGTTCAAAACAAAGCTGCCGTCATCAGCCAAGACACGCATTATTTCCCGAGCGAACGGAAGAAACCACTCGACATAGTCAGCCTTACTAGCATTCCCATATTCTTTCTTGAAATGGAGTGCGTACGGAGGCGATGTAAAGACGAGATTTACAGAATTATCCGGAAGTGCACGCAAGGTTTCCAATGAGTCACCAAGGTACGCGGCGCCCGCGCTAGTACGATAAAACGGGTGCGAGTTAGGCAAGAGCAGTTCTGGATGTTGCGCTTGTGCGTCGAGAGATACGGTCGTAGCGAGATCAGCAGGGATATTCATTGGGGAGAGGCAAGTGCTATCATGTAGTTTACTGGCAATTATATCTCAAAAATACCTTGACAACGTCAAACAATTATTCGCCTCTTGAGCTAGATCTCGCAGACTGGATCACTCAAGCCGACGCAGCGCGGCTTCGCAATGTAACTCGACAGGCTATTGCTCATCTAGTCAGTACGGGGCGTTTGCGTACCTTAAGCGTAGGGGGGCGTCTATTCGTAAACCGATCAGAAGTGCTTGCCTTTGAGCCAAGTGCTCCTGGGCGGCCGCGTGGAGAAAACTGAATGGATAGTACAAAGTTACAACAAGTTCGCGAGCTTATTAGCGGATTTTCGGACGCTGAAAAGGATGCTCTTTTCAGCGATTTACGAGAGGGCCGTGTGATCCATGAGTTTGAAAATGTGATTGGTGCTCCTGCAGAGATGATTTTAGAAGCAGTACATACTGCTCCAGAACTGACTCGGCGTATGCTTCGCGGAGTGATTGCTGATGCTGCATTCCGCACGAATGCAGTTGAGCCATTGAAGAATCAGGGATGGGTTGATGTGACACCTGAAGGCAACTTCGCTTACGACTACAAATTGGAGGATGCAGCTGGCCCAGTCACTGTTCAAGTTAAGTTGCAACGAAGTGCAAAGGGGGCTCCAGTTGTGAGATCGGGAGCCGCTTTTGGCATGGAGGGCGAGGTCTTCGTAACGGAGACACAAAAAACGAGAACTGGGAACGACGGCGATGAGAAAACACGGCCATACCGCTATGGAGAGTTCGATATCCTAGCGGTATCCATGCAGCCGTCAACTGGTCAGTGGAATCGGTATATGTACACGGTTGGGCGATGGCTGATCGAAGGGAAGTCACCCAATGAAATGGCTACCATTCAGCCTGTTGCAAAGACAGCTAATGAGTTTTGGACAGACGACTTCAATGTAGCAGCTAGCTGGCTGCGTGCCGACGATCAAGCGAAGCGCATGACTGTTTCTAAAGTCAGCCGCAAGAAATCCTAGATTTTGTAGGCGATGCGGACTTAATGTTTCGCATCTATCCTTACGCGAACTTGTGCTTTTTTGGGCAAGTCTCGCGGATGTATTAGAGTCGAGTTGGCTCGACAGTTTTTT from Duganella dendranthematis encodes:
- a CDS encoding ATP-dependent nuclease is translated as MHIDTVTLQGYRNFKNADIKLNRKTLIIGGNDVGKTNFTYALRLLLDKSLSELDIEPSELDFHINADGTTDKELKITIKFSDVKEDAVLSQLVGKVSDDGETYFCYSATKDALDYKLYIGRDLENLEEVNSRYYLKHLNLKYVNSQRDLAKFIQSEKKHLLRLSQEKRSEDEEKADNSVLSRVSASLLGINKRIRKLNYVAAATSDVNAELKAMAYHNSPYSVQLDTGAIEVEQFVEKLELAASSNGARMMLGGDGRNNQILLALWKAKSVREHDSENEVVIYCVEEPEAHLHPHQQRKLASYLGEKLPGQSIVTTHSPQIASNFSPDSIIRLLTKNASTFAASGGCSDCIDAAWDDMGYRISILPAEAFFASVVFLVEGPSELLFYRTLAKKLKIDLDYFNISILSVDGVQFEVYSKILNAMEIPWVLRTDNDISNISTGPRASPIMKRQLAGFNRCLSLIGKPKIEHKPMPYDSQSSINDGTWKLVSDLVNPDGLFLSKIDLETDLGIELPLELTTFKGPNLADAISYLQDQKAVRMREFLSQHSASLEKIGTGELARPLHYCVAKAIAVL
- a CDS encoding UvrD-helicase domain-containing protein gives rise to the protein MKKFIPTVEQQAVLNYHDHMVITACPGSGKTAVVAEKVRAILPLLPDYKGVAAISYTKKASAELKRRCSADGIDTKKSFFGTIDSFSASEIVIPFLGHLSDKTPQEIEVKFFESLSDAGKEVFDDVSIKELAVDDVGLLLDRLIKLYLGGVLVMETIGVLAVYILDNSEACRRYLKSRYSALFIDEYQDSGNPQHELFVRFKSLGIVSVAVGDVDQSIFSFSHRDPKYIKALCEAGSGYKHLSLTINHRCHPSIVNYANRLLNDQCVLLPVDDIRVYRRSVTGTQIEAVQWINQVLPDMKKSFGVVHNREVGILVRNSNTAAIAANQLTCPSRLFGDNDLTRTPSLMSNFFGALLNFRFDNRITVQSIIDEFLRRRVKRDYLPILRKSIQNCRKCGLDIFSEAAAIAAENLFLGKPAQSVSNNLSDVLASADDLRYFEPIKDDEVQVMTLHKSKGLEFKIVFHLDLYDWVLPRRVFLQGNFDVIYENEQECLNLHYVGVTRAQEACVLLTSTRRLNFSNENKAGNPSQFYDRPGLQGLFQ
- a CDS encoding DNA-methyltransferase, whose amino-acid sequence is MNIPADLATTVSLDAQAQHPELLLPNSHPFYRTSAGAAYLGDSLETLRALPDNSVNLVFTSPPYALHFKKEYGNASKADYVEWFLPFAREIMRVLADDGSFVLNIGGSWNPGSPTRSLYHYKLMIALVEEIGFHLAQECYWYNPAKMPVPAEWVTVRRVRIKDSVEHVWWLSKTPFPKANNRKVLRPYGADMLRLAKKGVKTTTRPSGHAINASFDKISAGGSIPSNVLEDEIANEMLIAGNNAANDPYTKMCKETDSKIHPARFPAVLPEFFIKLLTDEGELVLDPFAGSNTTGAVAEKLGRTWIGSELIEEYLEASKFRFSATEPAHPAIAP